CGCCTGCGCCGCCCTCGCGACTCCCCCTTTGAGTCCCGCCCCGACCGCACAGCACCGCAGCCTCACGCCTCCCCAGCCTCGTCGGTGGCCCTCCGCTTCGCTCCGGACCACCGACTCCCTCGCGCGTGCTGGCTCACGGCCGCCGATGGCGGCCGCTCGCAGGCACGCGCCACCGCATCTCTTTTTATAAGTAGCAGTCGGTCGGACGGGCTCCCCGACCGCGCCGCCTCCGGAACGCCCTTGCGTCCGTCCGAACAACGTCCGGCCGACATGAACCATCGCGAACTCGGCGGCGTGGGCGAGGTCAGCGAGGTCGGGTACGGGTCGTGGCAGATCGGGAGCGACTGGGGCGAGGTCACGGAAGACGAGGCGGTCGAGGCCGTCGAGACCGCCCGCGACGCCGGGATCGACTTCTTCGACACCGCCGACGTGTACGGCGACGGACGCTCGGAGCGGATCCTCGGGGAGGTTCTGGCCGACGACATCGCGGCCGACGAGGTGACCGTCGCGACGAAGGCCGGGCGACGGCTCGACCCGCACGAGCCCGACGGCTACACGGCGGCGAACCTCCGGCGGTTCGTCGACCGCTCGCGGGAGAACCTCGGGGTCGAGACGCTGGATCTGGTGCAGCTTCACTGCCCGCCGACGGACGTCTACTACCGGCCGGAGACGTTCGACGCGCTGGCGACGCTCGTCGAGGAGGGCCGGATCGCGGGCTACGGCGTCAGCGTCGAGCGCGTCGAGGAGGGGCTGAAGGCGATGGCGTACCCCGGCGTCGAGTCGGTCCAGATCATCTTCAACCCGTTCCGGCAGCGGCCCGCTGAGCTGTTCTTGGAGGAGGCCGCCGCGCGCGACGTGGGCGTGATCTGTCGGGTCCCGCTCGCGTCCGGCCTGCTGACGGGCGCGCTCTCGCGCGACGCGGAGTTCCCCGAGGACGACCACCGCAACTACAACCGCGAGGGCGACGCGTTCGACGTGGGCGAGACGTTCGCGGGCGTCCCCTTCGAGGCCGGGCTCGACGCGGTCGACGCGCTGGCGGAGCGCCTCCCCGACGACCGCCCGCTACCCGAGTTCGCGCTGCGTTGGATCCTCGACCACGACGCCGTCTCGACGGTGATCCCGGGGTCGACGACGCCCGAACACGTCCGCGCGAACGCGGCCGCGAGCGAGGCCGCCCCCCTCTCCGACGCCGAGCGCGCGGCCGCGAACGACGCCTACGACGAACGCGTCCGCGAGCACGTCCACCAGCGCTGGTGAGCGGCGGGCGCGGGCGGACGGCCCAGTAGGCTCGGTGTCGACGACGAAACGCGTCCCTTTTTCCGCGGGATCGCGACCGAACGGG
The sequence above is a segment of the Halorubrum sp. 2020YC2 genome. Coding sequences within it:
- a CDS encoding aldo/keto reductase, with the protein product MNHRELGGVGEVSEVGYGSWQIGSDWGEVTEDEAVEAVETARDAGIDFFDTADVYGDGRSERILGEVLADDIAADEVTVATKAGRRLDPHEPDGYTAANLRRFVDRSRENLGVETLDLVQLHCPPTDVYYRPETFDALATLVEEGRIAGYGVSVERVEEGLKAMAYPGVESVQIIFNPFRQRPAELFLEEAAARDVGVICRVPLASGLLTGALSRDAEFPEDDHRNYNREGDAFDVGETFAGVPFEAGLDAVDALAERLPDDRPLPEFALRWILDHDAVSTVIPGSTTPEHVRANAAASEAAPLSDAERAAANDAYDERVREHVHQRW